A window from Cryptomeria japonica chromosome 1, Sugi_1.0, whole genome shotgun sequence encodes these proteins:
- the LOC131050413 gene encoding aldehyde oxidase GLOX1, protein MHMTLLHTNKVLIFDQTLAGPSQISRTDPICSSKTPASGEDCWAHSIEYDIATNKVKPLHVITDTFCSSGSFASNGTLVQTGGWSNGDRVTRFFTPCSDSSCDWVESPTLLSSRRWYASNQILPDDRIIIVGGRRSFNYEFVPKRPGEGSFQLPFLAKTDTVDEENNLYPFTHLSSDGNLFIFANKDSILLDYKKDQVIRTFPTMPGGGARNYPSSGSSVMLPLDSANNFQRVEILICGGAPDGAFKKATFNQTFLEALKSCGRIEITASNPVWQMEDMPGPRVMNDMLILPTGEVLIINGARQGTAGWQSAREPALSPFLYRPAAAMGDRFRVLAPTEIPRMYHSTANVLPDGRVLVGGSNSNFGYRFSGVPFPTELRLEAYTPYYLHSNYDPKMAAITFISTREIKYGSKFIVRFSLPRRPSNSIRFHAYAPPFTTHTWSMNQRMLSLAATTVVKGSAGYLVGLTAPPTAVAAPSGYYLFTIVNGGIPSKAEWIRFVN, encoded by the coding sequence ATGCATATGACACTTCTACACACCAATAAAGTGCTCATCTTCGACCAGACGCTCGCGGGTCCCTCACAGATCAGCAGAACTGACCCAATCTGCAGTAGCAAAACACCAGCTTCGGGCGAGGATTGTTGGGCGCACTCAATCGAATACGATATTGCCACCAACAAGGTGAAGCCTCTGCACGTCATCACAGACACATTTTGTTCCTCCGGCTCCTTTGCCAGCAATGGAACGCTGGTGCAGACTGGCGGATGGAGCAACGGCGACAGAGTGACCCGTTTCTTCACGCCTTGCTCAGATTCCTCCTGCGACTGGGTCGAATCTCCCACATTGCTGTCCTCCAGAAGATGGTATGCTTCGAATCAGATATTGCCTGATGACCGTATCATCATCGTGGGAGGGCGTAGATCGTTTAATTACGAATTTGTCCCGAAGAGACCGGGCGAGGGGTCCTTCCAGCTCCCGTTTCTGGCAAAGACCGATACTGTCGACGAGGAGAACAACTTGTACCCATTCACACATTTGTCTTCAGACGGCAATCTCTTCATCTTCGCCAACAAGGATTCAATCCTCCTCGACTACAAAAAGGACCAGGTGATCAGAACTTTCCCCACCATGCCCGGCGGTGGTGCCCGGAACTACCCTTCATCGGGTTCCTCCGTCATGCTCCCGCTTGACTCAGCTAACAATTTCCAGAGGGTGGAGATTCTCATCTGCGGAGGAGCGCCCGACGGAGCCTTCAAAAAAGCCACATTTAACCAGACATTCTTGGAGGCGCTCAAGAGTTGTGGGAGAATCGAGATCACAGCGTCAAATCCAGTGTGGCAAATGGAGGACATGCCCGGGCCGAGGGTGATGAACGACATGCTCATTCTCCCCACAGGCGAAGTCCTCATAATCAACGGTGCCAGGCAAGGAACCGCCGGCTGGCAATCTGCGAGAGAGCCTGCGCTAAGCCCGTTTCTCTACAGACCAGCAGCAGCCATGGGAGATCGATTCCGGGTCCTGGCTCCCACAGAAATACCGAGAATGTACCACTCTACTGCAAATGTTCTTCCAGATGGACGAGTCCTGGTGGGTGGAAGCAACTCCAATTTTGGATACCGTTTCTCTGGCGTGCCATTCCCCACTGAACTTCGACTGGAAGCGTACACTCCTTATTATCTGCATTCGAATTACGATCCCAAAATGGCAGCCATTACTTTCATTTCAACAAGGGAGATCAAGTACGGCTCCAAATTCATCGTTCGCTTTTCTCTACCCAGGCGACCCAGCAACAGCATTCGTTTCCACGCGTACGCCCCTCCCTTCACCACGCACACGTGGTCGATGAACCAGAGAATGTTGTCGTTGGCAGCCACAACAGTCGTCAAAGGAAGTGCAGGGTATTTAGTGGGTTTGACGGCTCCACCAACAGCGGTGGCGGCTCCGTCTGGGTATTACTTGTTCACCATTGTGAATGGAGGTATTCCGAGCAAGGCCGAATGGATTCGCTTCGTTAATTAA